In the genome of Streptomyces sp. NBC_00433, the window AAGACGGTGCGGGTGGCGACCTGGGCGCCCGCGTGGGTCACGGCGATCGCCCGCCCTCCGGCGGACTTGGCGTATTCGACCCGGGCGAGGACCGTGCCGTGCTTGGCGAGCAGCGCGCGGCCGAATTCGGTGACGATGCCGTAGCGCCCGTCGAAGAGGCCGGGGACCTCGGAGCGCAGCAGGTCGGCGTATTCGCCGAAGGTGGGGGTGACGTCGTCGGAGCCGAAGTTGACGGGCAGTCCGCCGCCGATGTCCAGGACGGTGACCTGCCGGCGGCCGGCGGCGGCGTTGATCCGTTCCGCCAGGTCGTAGGCGGCCCGCACACCGGCGGCCATCAGCCGCAGCGGCACGCCCTGGGAACCGGTGTGGGTGTGCAGGCGGTTCAGCCAGGGCCGCTCGGCATAGGTGCGCAGCACCCATTCCTCGGCGCCCGGGTCGCGCAGCGCCACGCCGAATTTGGAGGTGGCGGTCGCGGTGCTCATCGCGTCGATGCTGCCGCCGCCGACCTGCGGGTTGACCCGCAGCCCGATGGGGGAGGCGGAGGGGGCGACGGCCAGCAGGGCGTCGATCCTGGCGATCTCCTGCGGATTGTCGGCGTTGACGGCGATACCGAGGGCCAGGGCCTCGCGCAGTTCCGCGGTGGTCTTGGCGGGGGAGTCGAGCACGGTGCGCTCCGGCGGGATGCCGGCGGCGCGGGCCAGGGCCAGTTCGCCGGGGCTGGCCACTTCCGCGCCGAGCCCGTACTGCCCGAGCAGCGCCAGGACGGGCACCAGGGAGGCGGCCTTCACCGCGAAGGTGTGCTCGACGGCGACACCGGGGGTGGCGAAGGCGGCGTGCAGCGAGGTCGCCGACTGCCGGATGCCGGCGATGTCCAGCAGCCCGACGACCGGTTCCGCCTCGCTCACCAGGCCGGAGTCCACCGCTGAGCGCAGCGCCTGGTCCCGGCGTACCGCCGCGTCGTCCGTCATGGACGCCATCCCACCATCCCGGCCTGCCGCGACGCCAGCGCGCCCTGGCCGCGGCGAGCGCTGGGCGGGGCCTTGTTGACTAGAGCTATTCAGCTGGTCAGGATGTGAATATTCAATGCCATGACGAGGAGGCCGCACCGATGACGGGACCGAGGCCGGTACGCGCGCCGCGCGGTACGGAACTGAGCGCCCTGGGCTGGCAGCAGGAAGCCGCGCTGCGCATGCTGCAGAACAACCTCGACCCCGAGGTGGCCGAGCACCCCGACAAGCTCGTCGTCTACGGCGGCACCGGCAAGGCCGCCCGCGACTGGAAATCCTTCGACGCGATGGTCCGCACCCTGCGCGGCCTGAAGCAGGACGAGACGATGCTCGTCCAGTCCGGCCGGCCGGTGGGCGTCATGCAGACCCACGAGTGGGCCCCCCGCGTGCTGATCGCCAACTCCAACCTGGTCGGCGACTGGGCCACCTGGGAGGAATTCCGCCGCCTCGAAGCGCTGGGCCTGACGATGTACGGCCAGATGACCGCGGGTTCGTGGATCTACATCGGCACCCAGGGCATCCTCCAGGGCACCTACGAGACCTTCGCCGCGGTCGCCGCCAAGCGCTTCGGCGGCTCGCTCGCCGGCACGATCACCCTCACCGCGGGCCTCGGCGGCATGGGCGGCGCCCAGCCGCTCGCCGTCACCATGAACGGCGGCGTGGCCCTGTGCGTCGACGCCGACCCGCGGGCCATCGAGCGCCGCATCGAGCACCGCTACCTCGATGTGCGCGCCGACTCCCTCGACCACGCCCTGCGGCTGGCCACCGAGGCCCGCGACGCGCGCCGCCCGCTGTCCATCGGCGTGCTGGGCAACGCGGCGGAGCTGGTGCCGCAACTGCTGGCCATGCAGGCGCCCGTCGACATCGTCACCGACCAGACGTCGGCCCACGACCCGCTGGCCTACCTCCCGCTCGGCGTCGAGCACGCCGACATGGCCGACTACGCGGCCGCCGAGCCCGCCGAATTCACCCGGCGCGCCCGGGAGTCGATGGCCCGGCACGTCGAGGCGATGGTCGGCTTCCAGGACGCCGGCGCCGAGGTCTTCGACTACGGCAACTCCATCCGCGGCGAGGCGCAGCTCGCCGGCTACGAGCGGGCCTTCGCCTTCCCCGGCTTCGTCCCCGCCTACATCCGCCCGCTGTTCTGCGAGGGCAAGGGCCCCTTCCGCTGGGCGGCGCTGTCCGGCGACCCCGCCGACATCCACCGCACCGACCGCGCCATCCTCGACCTCTTCCCGGAGAACGAGTCGCTGGCCCGCTGGATCAAGCTGGCCGGTGAGCGCGTCCACTTCCAGGGCCTGCCGGCCCGGATCTGCTGGCTCGGCTACGGGGAGCGCGACCGGGCGGGCGAGCGCTTCAACGAGATGGTCGCCGACGGCACGCTCAAGGCCCCCATCGTGATCGGCCGCGACCACCTCGACTGCGGCTCGGTGGCCTCCCCCTACCGCGAGACCGAGGCCATGCTCGACGGCTCCGACGCGATCGCCGACTGGCCGCTGCTCAACGCCATGGTCAACGTGGCCTCCGGCGCGTCCTGGGTGTCGATCCACCACGGCGGCGGCGTCGGCATCGGGCGCAGCATCCACGCCGGCCAGGTCACCGTCGCCGACGGCACCGCGCTCGCCGGCGAGAAGATCCGCCGGGTGCTCACCAACGACCCGGGCATGGGCGTGATCCGCCATGTCGACGCCGGCTACGACCGGGCCGGCGAGATCGCCGTGGAGCGCGACGTCCGGGTGCCGATGCGGGAATCGTCGTGACGTCCACCACCGGTTTCACCGCCATGTGGCAGGAGCTGGCCGCGGTCGGCAGGCACGCGGGAAGCGGCGGCTACCGGCGCTACGCCTGGACGCCGGCGGACGCCGACTGCCGGGAGTGGTTCCGGGCACAGGCCGAGGACCGGGGCCTGGCCTACGAGACGGACCGCAACGGCAACCAGTGGGCCTGGCTCGGCGATCCCGCGGCTGGCGACGCGGTCGTCACCGGCTCCCACCTGGACTCCGTGCCCGACGGCGGCGCCTTCGACGGGCCGCTCGGCGTCGTCTCGTCCTTCGCGGCCCTCGACCAGCTGCGCGGCCGCGGCGCCCGGCCGCGGCGGCCGCTGGCCGTCGTCAACTTCGTGGACGAGGAGGGCGCCCGCTTCGGAGTGGCCTGCGTCGGCTCCCGGCTGACCGCGGGCCGACTCGCACCGCAGGACGCCAGGGACCTGGTCGACGCCGACGGCGTCAGCCTCGCGCAGGCCATGGAGCAGGCCGGGCAGGACCCGGCCGCGATCGGCCCCGACCCCGAGCGCCTGGCCCTTGTCGGCGCCTTCGTCGAGCTGCACGTGGAGCAGGGCCGCGCGCTCGACCTGCTCGGCCGGCCGGTCGGTGTCGCCTCGGCGATCTGGCCGCACGGCCGCTGGCGCTTCGACTTCCGCGGCGAGGCCAACCACGCGGGCACCACCCGGCTCGTGGACCGCCGCGACCCGATGCTGACCTACGCCACCACGGTGCTCGCCGCCAGGAAGAAGGCCCGCCTCGCGGGCGCGCTGGCGACCTTCGGCAAGGTCGTCGTCGAGCCGGGCGGCGTCAACGCGATCGCCTCACAGGTCCGCGGCTGGCTGGATTCGCGGGCCGCCGACGAGGAGACGCTCGCCGAGGTGGTGGCCGCGATCGAGCACGCGGCCAGGGAGCGCGGCGCCCGGGACGGCGTCGAGGTGAGCGTCGTACGGGAGTCGTTCACCCCGGTGGTCGAATTCGCCCACGACCTGCGCGATCGGCTTGCCGCCCTGCTCGGAGCGGGTGCGCCGGCACCCGTTCTGCCGACCGGGGCGGGACACGACGCCGGAATCCTCTCGGCGGCCGTCCCGACCGCCATGCTGTTCGTACGCAACCCCACCGGCGTCTCCCACTCCCCGGCAGAAAGCGCGGCCGAGGACGACTGTCTCGCCGGAGTGTCCGCGCTCGCCGACGTATTGGAAGGTCTCGCGTGCAGGTGACGTACTGGCTGGAAAACGCCTGGCTCGGCACACACGCCGAACCGGGCATCGCCCTGACCGTGGCCGACGACCGGATCGCCGAGGTCCGCACCGGAGTCGAACGCCCGCCCGCCGGCGCTGCCGTGCTGCGCGGCCTGACCCTGCCGGGTCTGGCCAACGCCCACAGCCACGCCTTCCACCGGGCCCTGCGCGGCACCGCGCAGATCAGCTCGGGGGCCGGGGGGCAGGCGCCCGGCGGCGGCCGGCTGTCGGCGCCGACGTCCTTCTGGAGCTGGCGGGACGTCATGTACGACGTCGCGCGGGCCCTCGACCCGGACAGCTACTTCACTCTCGCCCGCGCCGTCTACGCCGAGATGGCGCTGGCCGGCATCACCTGCGTCGGCGAATTCCACTACCTGCACCACCAGGGCGACGGCACGCCCTACGGCAACCCCAACGCCATGGGCGAGGCGCTGATCGCCGCCGCCGCCGAGGCGGGCATCAGGATCACACTGCTGGACACCGCCTATCTGCACGGCGGTTTCACCCGCACCGCCTACCGCCCGCTGGAAGGCCCGCAGCTGCGCTTCGGCGACGGCAGCGCCGACGGCTGGTACGACCGCTGGTCGCAGCTCAAGGGCGAGGGCCACGCGAAGATCGGCGCCGCCGTGCACTCGGTGCGGGCCTTCTCCGACCACGACGGCTACCGGGTCTTCGCCGAGCGCACCGCCGAGGTGCCCACCCACGTCCACCTGTCGGAGCAGACCGCGGAGAACGACGCCTGCCTCGCGCTGCACGGCCGCACCCCGACGCGGCTGCTGGCCGACTCGGGCTTCTGGCGGCGCAACACGACCGCCGTGCACGCCACCCACCTCACCGCAGGCGACGTCGCCCTGCTCGGCGCCGCGGGGAGCACCGTGTGCATGTGCCCCACCACCGAGCGGGACCTGGCAGACGGCATCGGCCCGGCGCCGCAACTGCGCCGCGCCGGCAGCCCGATGAGCCTGGGCAGCGACAGCCACGCGGTCATCGACCTCTTCGAGGAGGCGCGGGCGGTGGAGCTGAACGAGCGGCTGCGGGCCAGGACCCGCGGCCACTGGACCGCGGCCCAGCTGCTGCGCGCGGCGACCGAGGACGGCCACACGAGCCTCGGCTGGCCCGACGCGGGCAAGCTGGAGGCGGGCGCCCTCGCCGACTTCACCACGATCGCGCTGGACTCCGTACGCACCGCGGGGCCGCCGGCCCGGCTGGCAGGCGAGACCGCCGTATTCGCGGCGACCGCGGCCGACGTACGCCACACGGTGGTGGGGGGCCGGCAGATCGTCCGCGACGGGCAGCACCTGCTGGTCCAGGACGTGCCGGCCGCGCTGGCCGACGCGATCGGCGCCCTCCGCGGCTGACCCGCGCCCCCGGGCCGCCCCCGACGCCGGGTGCGGCCCGCCGGGCGACCCCGACCAGCACCCACCGGCCAGCGAAAGCACGGATGATGACGACGACCGCCAACGCGGCAGGCAAGGCGACCAGCACGGTCATCACCAACATCGGCAGCCTGGTCACCAACGATCCCTCCCTCTCCGCGTCCGGCAGCGGCGGCAGCCGCGACCCCCTCGGGCTGGTCCCGGGCCCCGCGGCCGTCGTCATCGACGGCGACCGCGTCGCCTGGGTCGGTTCCTCCAGCAAAGCACCCGCCACCGACAACCGGCTCGACGCCGGCGGCCGCGCGCTGCTGCCCGGCTTCGTCGACTCCCACTCGCACCTGCTCTTCGCCGGCGAGCGCGGCGCCGAATTCGCCGCCCGGATGTCCGGCAGGCCCTACACGGCGGGCGGCATCCGCACCACGGTCGCCGCCACCCGCGCCGCCGGCGACGCGGAGATCGCCGCGAACCTCACCCGTTTCCTGGCCGAGGCGCTCCGGCAGGGCACGACCACCCAGGAGACCAAGTCGGGTTACGGCCTCACCGTCCACGACGAGGCCCGCGCCCTGGAGATCGCCGCCCGGCACACCGACGAGGTCACCTACCTCGGCGCCCATGTCG includes:
- a CDS encoding formimidoylglutamate deiminase, with the protein product MQVTYWLENAWLGTHAEPGIALTVADDRIAEVRTGVERPPAGAAVLRGLTLPGLANAHSHAFHRALRGTAQISSGAGGQAPGGGRLSAPTSFWSWRDVMYDVARALDPDSYFTLARAVYAEMALAGITCVGEFHYLHHQGDGTPYGNPNAMGEALIAAAAEAGIRITLLDTAYLHGGFTRTAYRPLEGPQLRFGDGSADGWYDRWSQLKGEGHAKIGAAVHSVRAFSDHDGYRVFAERTAEVPTHVHLSEQTAENDACLALHGRTPTRLLADSGFWRRNTTAVHATHLTAGDVALLGAAGSTVCMCPTTERDLADGIGPAPQLRRAGSPMSLGSDSHAVIDLFEEARAVELNERLRARTRGHWTAAQLLRAATEDGHTSLGWPDAGKLEAGALADFTTIALDSVRTAGPPARLAGETAVFAATAADVRHTVVGGRQIVRDGQHLLVQDVPAALADAIGALRG
- the hutU gene encoding urocanate hydratase, whose product is MTGPRPVRAPRGTELSALGWQQEAALRMLQNNLDPEVAEHPDKLVVYGGTGKAARDWKSFDAMVRTLRGLKQDETMLVQSGRPVGVMQTHEWAPRVLIANSNLVGDWATWEEFRRLEALGLTMYGQMTAGSWIYIGTQGILQGTYETFAAVAAKRFGGSLAGTITLTAGLGGMGGAQPLAVTMNGGVALCVDADPRAIERRIEHRYLDVRADSLDHALRLATEARDARRPLSIGVLGNAAELVPQLLAMQAPVDIVTDQTSAHDPLAYLPLGVEHADMADYAAAEPAEFTRRARESMARHVEAMVGFQDAGAEVFDYGNSIRGEAQLAGYERAFAFPGFVPAYIRPLFCEGKGPFRWAALSGDPADIHRTDRAILDLFPENESLARWIKLAGERVHFQGLPARICWLGYGERDRAGERFNEMVADGTLKAPIVIGRDHLDCGSVASPYRETEAMLDGSDAIADWPLLNAMVNVASGASWVSIHHGGGVGIGRSIHAGQVTVADGTALAGEKIRRVLTNDPGMGVIRHVDAGYDRAGEIAVERDVRVPMRESS
- a CDS encoding diaminopimelate decarboxylase, whose product is MTDDAAVRRDQALRSAVDSGLVSEAEPVVGLLDIAGIRQSATSLHAAFATPGVAVEHTFAVKAASLVPVLALLGQYGLGAEVASPGELALARAAGIPPERTVLDSPAKTTAELREALALGIAVNADNPQEIARIDALLAVAPSASPIGLRVNPQVGGGSIDAMSTATATSKFGVALRDPGAEEWVLRTYAERPWLNRLHTHTGSQGVPLRLMAAGVRAAYDLAERINAAAGRRQVTVLDIGGGLPVNFGSDDVTPTFGEYADLLRSEVPGLFDGRYGIVTEFGRALLAKHGTVLARVEYAKSAGGRAIAVTHAGAQVATRTVFAPDAWPLRVLALDPKGRPKSGDPVVQDVAGPCCFAGDLVARGRTLPRLDAGDHVALLDTGAYYFSTHFAYNSLPRPAVWAYTGAPGSAPAFSPVRRAQSLADLLTESGAGLPPLTP
- a CDS encoding allantoate amidohydrolase, encoding MWQELAAVGRHAGSGGYRRYAWTPADADCREWFRAQAEDRGLAYETDRNGNQWAWLGDPAAGDAVVTGSHLDSVPDGGAFDGPLGVVSSFAALDQLRGRGARPRRPLAVVNFVDEEGARFGVACVGSRLTAGRLAPQDARDLVDADGVSLAQAMEQAGQDPAAIGPDPERLALVGAFVELHVEQGRALDLLGRPVGVASAIWPHGRWRFDFRGEANHAGTTRLVDRRDPMLTYATTVLAARKKARLAGALATFGKVVVEPGGVNAIASQVRGWLDSRAADEETLAEVVAAIEHAARERGARDGVEVSVVRESFTPVVEFAHDLRDRLAALLGAGAPAPVLPTGAGHDAGILSAAVPTAMLFVRNPTGVSHSPAESAAEDDCLAGVSALADVLEGLACR